Proteins from a genomic interval of Trifolium pratense cultivar HEN17-A07 linkage group LG6, ARS_RC_1.1, whole genome shotgun sequence:
- the LOC123890984 gene encoding uncharacterized protein LOC123890984: MSLVTEEIKLKAEIYHGDELCQAKAKELLEEIALPNGLLPLKDIIEVGYNREIGFVWLKQKKSITHKFEKIGRNVSYATEVTAEVEKGKIKKLNGVKAKELLIWLTLNEIYVDDPPTGKITFKAYSGLSRTFPVTAFELEEEKSSGVKDV; encoded by the coding sequence ATGTCATTGGTAACAGAGGAAATCAAATTGAAAGCAGAGATTTACCATGGTGACGAACTCTGTCAAGCGAAAGCGAAAGAGCTTCTAGAAGAAATTGCTCTTCCAAATGGTCTTTTACCATTGAAAGACATCATAGAAGTTGGTTACAACAGAGAAATAGGTTTTGTTTGGCTGAAACAGAAGAAAAGTATAACACATAAGTTTGAGAAAATTGGTAGAAATGTTTCATATGCTACTGAAGTTACTGCAGAAGTTGAAAAAGGTAAGATTAAGAAACTTAATGGTGTTAAAGCTAAAGAGCTTTTGATTTGGCTTACACTTAAtgagatttatgttgatgatccACCAACTGGTAAAATCACTTTCAAAGCTTATTCTGGACTTTCTAGAACTTTCCCTGTTACTGCTTTTGAACTTGAAGAAGAGAAATCAAGTGGTGTCAAAGATGTCTAA